From a single Phragmites australis chromosome 7, lpPhrAust1.1, whole genome shotgun sequence genomic region:
- the LOC133924763 gene encoding LOW QUALITY PROTEIN: cyclin-B2-1-like (The sequence of the model RefSeq protein was modified relative to this genomic sequence to represent the inferred CDS: substituted 1 base at 1 genomic stop codon): MEGRAAADENRRPVVGKPVPSVREMGNRRALREIKNLVGAAPYPCAIAKKPILQKSRRDEQKPALAGHRPMTRKFAASLASKEQPEHQATATDAAAIEVDHKKELIDDGTVDIDLEQFKLVADIDMDDSEHKDNVDDDDSIMDIDSADSDNPLAATEYVEELYRFYRENEAKSCVRHDYMSIQXDINAKMRAILIDWLTEVHYKFELMDETLFLTVNIIDRFLEKQVIPRKKLQLVGVTAMLLACKYEEVSVPVVEDLVLISDRAYTKGQILEMEKLILNTLQFNMSVPTPYVFMRRFLKAADSDKQLELVSFFMLELCLVEYQMLKYRPSLLAAAAVYTAQCAINRCQQWTKICELHSRYTGDQLLECSKMMVDFHQKAGAGRLTGVHKKYSTSKFGCAAKVEPAMFLLESGGTPSAAIK; encoded by the exons ATGGaggggagggcggcggcggacgaGAACCGGAGGCCGGTGGTGGGAAAGCCCGTTCCTAGCGTCCGGG AGATGGGGAACCGGCGGGCGCTCAGGGAAATCAAGAACCTCGTCGGAGCTGCCCCGTACCCCTGCGCCATCGCCAAGAAGCCCATTCTACA GAAGAGCAGGAGGGATGAGCAGAAGCCGGCGTTGGCGGGCCACCGGCCCATGACGAG GAAATTCGCCGCCTCCTTGGCGAGCAAAGAACAACCTGAACATCAGGCGACCGCGACTGATGCTGCAGCAATTGAAGTTGATCACAAGAAGGAACTAATCGATGATGGCACCGTCGACATCGACCTGGAACAGTTCAAGTTGGTCGCCGACATTGATATG GATGACTCAGAACACAAGGACaatgtggatgatgatgattccATCATGGACATTGACAGTGCTGACTCGGACAACCCGCTTGCGGCAACCGAGTATGTGGAAGAGCTTTACAGGTTCTACAGAGAAAACGAG GCAAAAAGTTGTGTGAGGCATGATTACATGTCCATTCAATAAGACATAAATGCAAAGATGAGAGCAATTCTGATTGACTGGCTCACTGAG GTGCATTACAAGTTTGAGCTCATGGACGAAACACTCTTTCTTACGGTAAACATAATAGATAGATTCTTGGAGAAGCAAGTAATTCCAAGGAAGAAGCTGCAGTTGGTTGGAGTAACAGCTATGCTTCTTGCTTGTAAATATGAGGAGGTTTCAGTTCCTGTCGTTGAGGATCTAGTGCTCATTTCTGACCGGGCGTACACAAAAGGGCAGATTCTAGAAATG GAAAAGTTGATTTTGAACACTTTACAGTTCAACATGTCTGTTCCAACACCTTATGTCTTCATGAGGAGATTTCTGAAGGCAGCAGATTCTGATAAACAG CTAGAGCTAGTTTCCTTTTTCATGTTGGAGCTCTGCCTCGTTGAATACCAAATGCTAAAGTATCGCCCTTCGCTTCTGGCTGCCGCTGCAGTTTATACTGCGCAATGTGCAATTAATCGTTGCCAGCAATGGACAAAGATTTGTGAGTTACATAGCAGATACACCGGTGACCAACTCCT TGAgtgctccaagatgatggtAGACTTCCACCAGAAGGCCGGAGCTGGGAGGCTTACAGGCGTCCACAAGAAGTACAGCACTTCCAAGTTTGGGTGCGCAGCCAAAGTTGAGCCTGCGATGTTCCTGCTGGAGTCAGGAGGGACACCTTCAGCTGCAATCAAGTAG
- the LOC133924764 gene encoding protein RKD5-like isoform X1, with translation MDAAVSTLTALAVFASTVEHGAVRSVHGYKVVGRKTGVGWVRWERWVERGFVLSAAACREVGVPAAAPRILLAECRGRPVFREGQTVGAWRCIVAFDSVAAVAPSSPPPPVLSPFGNPQLKCLPNLYNDLEKVFRFQTVEKVPKLQTRRKIIHYGEQEKTSDDADHASESDSDEDSQSELPPLVQKHPRASRKYIASITLVDIAQYFHLPIREASKTLKIGVSILKKKCRQYGIPRWPHRKIKSLDSLIHDLEYVLEDKTRDDVEKQKEKEKQVAAIKALTKRKRMLETEKETIQQKPALDLMAETKQFREDVFKRRYRAKNASSD, from the exons ATGGACGCCGCTGTCTCCACCCTCACCGCGCTCGCCGTCTTCGCCAGCACGGTTGAACACG GCGCCGTGAGGAGCGTGCACGGATACAAGGTGGTCGGGAGGAAAACCGGGGTGGGGTGGGTCCGGTGGGAGAGGTGGGTGGAGCGAGGGTTCGTCCTCTCTGCCGCCGCGTGCCGCGAGGTCGGCGTGCCTGCTGCCGCGCCGCGGATACTGCTTGCGGAGTGTCGTGGCCGGCCGGTGTTCCGCGAGGGGCAGACGGTGGGCGCCTGGCGCTGCATTGTGGCGTTCGATtccgtcgccgccgtcgcgccgtcttccccgccgccgcccgtgctCTCCCCATTCGG GAATCCGCAACTGAAGTGTCTGCCTAACTTGTATAACGACCTGGAGAAGGTGTTTCGGTTTCAAACTGTGGAAAAGGTCCCAAAGCTTCAAACGAGGAGAAAAATCATCCATTACGGTGAGCAGGAGAAAACTTCTGATGATGCTGATCATGCATCGGAGTCTGATTCTGATGAGGATTCTCAATCTG AGCTTCCACCACTAGTCCAGAAGCATCCGAGAGCCAGCCGGAAGTATATAGCCAGCATTACATTAGTTGACATAGCTCAGTACTTCCATCTTCCAATAAGAGAAGCTTCAAAGACTCTGAAGATCGGGGTCAGCATACTAAAGAAGAAATGCCGACAATATGGGATACCTCGCTGGCCTCACCGGAAAATCAAGTCGCTTGACTCCCTCATTCACGATCTTGAG TATGTGCTTGAAGACAAGACAAGAGATGATGTGGAGAAgcagaaggaaaaggagaagcaGGTTGCTGCAATAAAGGCCCTTACAAAGCGGAAGAGGATGCTGGAGACTGAGAAGGAGACGATACAGCAGAAGCCGGCCTTGGACCTGATGGCTGAAACCAAGCAGTTCAGGGAAGATGTTTTTAAGAGGAGATACAGAGCGAAAAATGCATCCAGCGATTAG
- the LOC133924764 gene encoding protein RKD5-like isoform X2: protein MQVESTRTPEQSAVRSVHGYKVVGRKTGVGWVRWERWVERGFVLSAAACREVGVPAAAPRILLAECRGRPVFREGQTVGAWRCIVAFDSVAAVAPSSPPPPVLSPFGNPQLKCLPNLYNDLEKVFRFQTVEKVPKLQTRRKIIHYGEQEKTSDDADHASESDSDEDSQSELPPLVQKHPRASRKYIASITLVDIAQYFHLPIREASKTLKIGVSILKKKCRQYGIPRWPHRKIKSLDSLIHDLEYVLEDKTRDDVEKQKEKEKQVAAIKALTKRKRMLETEKETIQQKPALDLMAETKQFREDVFKRRYRAKNASSD from the exons ATGCAAGTGGAGTCGACCAGAACTCCAGAACAAA GCGCCGTGAGGAGCGTGCACGGATACAAGGTGGTCGGGAGGAAAACCGGGGTGGGGTGGGTCCGGTGGGAGAGGTGGGTGGAGCGAGGGTTCGTCCTCTCTGCCGCCGCGTGCCGCGAGGTCGGCGTGCCTGCTGCCGCGCCGCGGATACTGCTTGCGGAGTGTCGTGGCCGGCCGGTGTTCCGCGAGGGGCAGACGGTGGGCGCCTGGCGCTGCATTGTGGCGTTCGATtccgtcgccgccgtcgcgccgtcttccccgccgccgcccgtgctCTCCCCATTCGG GAATCCGCAACTGAAGTGTCTGCCTAACTTGTATAACGACCTGGAGAAGGTGTTTCGGTTTCAAACTGTGGAAAAGGTCCCAAAGCTTCAAACGAGGAGAAAAATCATCCATTACGGTGAGCAGGAGAAAACTTCTGATGATGCTGATCATGCATCGGAGTCTGATTCTGATGAGGATTCTCAATCTG AGCTTCCACCACTAGTCCAGAAGCATCCGAGAGCCAGCCGGAAGTATATAGCCAGCATTACATTAGTTGACATAGCTCAGTACTTCCATCTTCCAATAAGAGAAGCTTCAAAGACTCTGAAGATCGGGGTCAGCATACTAAAGAAGAAATGCCGACAATATGGGATACCTCGCTGGCCTCACCGGAAAATCAAGTCGCTTGACTCCCTCATTCACGATCTTGAG TATGTGCTTGAAGACAAGACAAGAGATGATGTGGAGAAgcagaaggaaaaggagaagcaGGTTGCTGCAATAAAGGCCCTTACAAAGCGGAAGAGGATGCTGGAGACTGAGAAGGAGACGATACAGCAGAAGCCGGCCTTGGACCTGATGGCTGAAACCAAGCAGTTCAGGGAAGATGTTTTTAAGAGGAGATACAGAGCGAAAAATGCATCCAGCGATTAG
- the LOC133924768 gene encoding HMG1/2-like protein, whose product MKAKAGADTEFKATGKRKKAGAVGKPKRGLTPFFAFLAEFRPQYMEKHPEAKGVAAVTKAAGEKWRAMSDEEKAQYGGSKKQDDKASKPANKNKESTSSKKAKTDGKEEGEGSDKSKSEVEDDDDDKDGNDDEDEE is encoded by the exons ATGAAGGCCAAGGCCGGCGCCGACACCGA GTTCAAGGCCACGGGCAAGCGCAAGAAGGCCGGCGCCGTCGGCAAGCCCAAGCGCGGGCTCACCCCCTTCTTCGCGTTTCT GGCTGAGTTCAGGCCGCAGTACATGGAGAAGCACCCTGAGGCCAAGGGCGTCGCGGCC GTGACCAAGGCCGCGGGGGAGAAGTGGCGCGCAATGTCCGACGAG GAGAAGGCGCAGTATGGCGGGAGCAAGAAGCAGGATGACAAAGCAAGCAAGCCTGCAAACAAGAATAAG GAGAGCACTAGCTCCAAGAAGGCCAAAACTGAcggcaaggaggagggagaaggttCTGACAAGTCCAAGTCTGAGGtcgaggatgatgatgatgataaggaTGGCAATGAT GACGAAGATGAGGAGTAA